A genome region from Triticum aestivum cultivar Chinese Spring chromosome 2B, IWGSC CS RefSeq v2.1, whole genome shotgun sequence includes the following:
- the LOC123039378 gene encoding uncharacterized protein, with translation MATEEEPTVELKLFVDKEKNRVRFAESGKEFVDVLFGFLTLPLGTVVRLLGKQSQVGCLDEIYKSVEELSTDFFRTEACKAMLLRLMSAAAKQCCDLKVRVDDTKHREVYVCGDTSCCAKADGSFSSVPGVLCKCGKVMGQIPGEWPEEDPAATASVDGVFVKGCFKFVVTDDLQVAPASTSLMLSLFNKFGVQDPTRLEQRMIQLSSVEMINLLKRSLTSKQPLTGHCFDVAISNDVSALEMLLESLHPKQGNDAEHELYNVKIRVLQTNSSSLLYAEVNDDFVELLFGFLSLIVPLGSIIKTYGSWPSIGCIGNLYSSIDGSAKECIREQCQSLLLSPKLAPFFTSSSVTKIVQAEESAPRKQQIKACVKCIKKYGFSKYVDCNERKNYTFVNCSDILKTTNLCECDPKSAKGGSDKGEAYVKRGPQNFMVTENLHIVPLSLENTIQVVSEAKIQSNDLVEKDVTLAKSQLTELLKAALVTPKALSPVLLPPKNKKKLPHLSPGLY, from the exons ATGGCGACGGAAGAAGAACCGACGGTCGAGCTGAAGCTTTTCGTGGACAAGGAGAAGAACAGGGTCCGCTTTGCGGAGTCGGGCAAGGAGTTCGTCGACGTGCTCTTCGGCTTCCTCACGCTGCCTCTCGGCACCGTCGTTCGCCTCCTCGGCAAGCAGTCCCAGGTCGGATGCCTCGACGAGATCTACAAGAGCGTGGAGGAGCTCTCCACCGACTTCTTCAGAACCGAGGCCTGCAAGGCGATGCTGCTTAGGCTTATGAGCGCTGCGGCGAAGCAATGCTGCGACCTCAAGGTCAGAGTCGACGACACCAAGCACAGGGAGGTCTATGTTTGCGGCGACACGAGCTGCTGTGCGAAGGCCGACGGCTCGTTTAGCTCCGttcccggcgttctctgcaaatgCGGCAAAGTAATGGGACAGATCCCTGGAGAGTGGCCGGAGGAGGACCCTGCTGCTACTGCTTCGGTAGATGGAGTTTTTGTCAAAGGATGCTTTAAGTTTGTCGTCACTGATGATCTCCAAGTTGCACCGGCCTCAACTTCTCTCATGTTGTCACTTTTTAACAAGTTTGGAGTGCAGGATCCCACCCGTCTTGAGCAGAGGATGATCCAGCTCAGTTCAGTCGAG ATGATTAACTTGCTCAAGAGATCATTGACATCGAAGCAGCCTTTAACTGGTCATTGTTTTGATGTTGCCATCTCAAATGATGTTTCAGCCCTAGAGATGCTACTGGAGAGTTTACATCCTAAGCAGGGAAATGATGCTGAGCATGAGTTATACAACGTGAAGATAAGAGTTCTTCAGACGAACAGCTCATCGCTGCTCTATGCTGAAGTTAATGACGATTTCGTGGAGCTCCTATTTGGCTTCCtgag CCTGATCGTACCACTTGGATCCATCATTAAGACTTATGGTTCGTGGCCATCAATTGGATGCATCGGTAATCTGTACAGTAGCATAGATGGAAGTGCTAAAGAATGCATCAGGGAACAATGCCAGAGCTTGCTGCTATCACCAAAGCtggctcctttctttacttcttcTAGCGTTACTAAGATAGTGCAAGCTGAAGAATCAGCTCCAAGGAAGCAACAAATTAAGGCATGTGTCAAGTGCATCAAGAAGTATGGTTTTTCAAAGTATGTCGACTGTAATGAGAGAAAAAATTATACCTTTGTCAATTGCTCTGACATTTTAAAGACCACAAACCTCTGTGAATGTGATCCGAAATCCGCAAAGGGAGGAAGTGACAAggg tgaGGCATATGTCAAGCGTGGTCCTCAGAACTTCATGGTGACTGAGAATCTGCATATTGTTCCACTATCCTTGGAGAACACTATACAAGTAGTTAGTGAGGCCAAGATTCAGTCAAATGATCTCGTGGAGAAGGATGTCACCCTTGCAAAATCTCAG CTGACGGAGCTACTGAAAGCCGCCTTGGTGACTCCAAAAGCTCTCAGCCCGGTGCTTCTGCctccgaagaacaagaagaagctgcCTCACCTCAGCCCCGGCCTATATTAG